Proteins from a single region of Nakamurella deserti:
- a CDS encoding 2-oxo acid dehydrogenase subunit E2: MATLLRMPEIAAAMTEAVIQEWKVAENATFTAGDTLAEIETDKAVIDFEADTDGIVLRLLAEAGVTIDVGAPIAVIGDTDEAGADVDALLVSLGVTDSTTTAAAGAFAQAPDQAGAVVPPDDTVVSVGAQGRIAPGPAVAGSGRAPAENPAAAGWAAPAGGNAAGSEANGPAPHRIFASPLARKMARESGLDLSTLTGTGPGGRIVRSDIDAALRHSTSAASEAPPAPALATNPPTETSPGVTPGTGPWTDEPHTRLRRAVAARLTQSKQQVPHFYLRRTARIDALLALRTQLNAAATTRISVNDLVVKAAVLAHRRVPAMNVIWTDDALRRYDDIDVSVAIAGDKGLVTPVIRAAQRLSISELSTTVKDFVARAGTGKLKQQELEGGSFSVTNLGMYGIDDFGAIINPPQSAILAVGAGRRTPAVDTHPDGTETLTIATTLQLTLSVDHRAVDGALAAQWFTALITTLENPLQILL, translated from the coding sequence ATGGCCACGTTATTGCGGATGCCGGAGATCGCCGCGGCGATGACCGAGGCGGTCATCCAGGAATGGAAAGTCGCCGAGAACGCGACGTTCACCGCGGGTGACACCCTGGCCGAGATCGAGACCGACAAAGCCGTCATCGATTTCGAGGCCGACACCGACGGGATCGTGCTGCGGCTCCTCGCCGAAGCCGGTGTCACCATCGACGTCGGCGCCCCCATCGCGGTCATCGGCGACACCGACGAAGCCGGCGCCGACGTCGACGCCCTGCTGGTCTCCCTTGGCGTCACCGACAGCACCACCACCGCCGCCGCCGGGGCATTCGCGCAGGCGCCCGACCAGGCGGGTGCCGTCGTCCCACCGGACGACACCGTCGTGTCAGTCGGCGCGCAGGGGCGCATCGCCCCGGGACCGGCGGTGGCCGGTTCGGGCCGAGCGCCGGCCGAGAACCCCGCCGCGGCAGGGTGGGCCGCCCCGGCCGGTGGGAACGCGGCCGGGTCGGAAGCGAACGGCCCCGCCCCGCACCGGATCTTCGCCAGCCCGCTGGCCCGCAAGATGGCCCGTGAGTCGGGCCTGGACCTGTCCACCCTGACGGGCACCGGCCCGGGCGGGCGCATCGTGCGGTCCGACATCGACGCCGCCCTGCGGCATTCCACCTCCGCCGCGTCGGAGGCGCCGCCCGCTCCGGCCCTGGCAACGAACCCACCGACCGAGACGTCGCCGGGCGTCACGCCGGGCACCGGTCCCTGGACCGACGAACCGCACACCCGGCTCCGCCGTGCCGTCGCGGCACGACTGACCCAGAGCAAGCAGCAGGTCCCGCACTTCTACCTCCGCCGCACCGCCCGCATCGACGCGCTCCTCGCCTTGCGGACCCAACTCAACGCCGCCGCCACCACCCGCATCTCCGTCAACGACCTCGTCGTCAAAGCCGCCGTCCTCGCCCACCGCCGGGTCCCGGCCATGAACGTCATCTGGACCGACGACGCCCTGCGCCGCTACGACGACATCGACGTCTCCGTCGCCATCGCCGGCGACAAAGGCCTCGTCACCCCCGTCATCCGCGCCGCCCAACGACTCTCCATCAGCGAACTGTCCACCACCGTCAAGGACTTCGTCGCCCGCGCCGGCACCGGCAAACTCAAGCAGCAGGAACTCGAGGGCGGCTCCTTCTCCGTCACCAACCTCGGCATGTACGGCATCGACGACTTCGGCGCCATCATCAACCCACCCCAGTCAGCCATCCTCGCCGTCGGCGCCGGCCGACGCACCCCCGCCGTCGACACCCACCCCGACGGCACCGAAACCCTCACCATCGCCACCACCCTCCAACTCACCCTCTCCGTCGACCACCGCGCCGTCGACGGAGCCCTCGCCGCCCAATGGTTCACCGCCCTCATCACCACCCTCGAGAACCCCCTGCAGATCCTGCTCTGA
- a CDS encoding DUF5107 domain-containing protein — MLNDDAIGDESRLVLPPRPGHLDGVGVAAWSEPVDIDTYLPAAPDRYPAFLENRVYQGSSGRVYPLPFCERIDPVKRPHRWQAVHLENRFVRLMILPELGGRIHVGLDRITGYDFFYRNNVIKPALVGLAGPWIAGGVEFNWPQHHRPATFLPTDVSIEADDDGSVTVWCSDHDPMARMKGMHGIRLRPDSSVIEVRVRLYNRTEQRQTFLWWANVAAAVHEDYQSFFPTDVTHVADHAKRAVTTFPRATGRYYGVDYAARAADPASPDADRLDWYCNIPVPTSYMVTGTADDFFGGYDHRAGAGFVHWADRHVAPGKKQWTWGNAPFGWAWDANLTDGDGPYVELMAGAYTDNQPDFSFLAPGETKIFSQFWYPIQGIGPVSQATRDAAVSLTRVATAGSARCLVGVAVTADRPDAVVSLRDTDGAVRWSEAAALSVGAGFVREVELSGLSADADLEVVVTAGGVELVSWRPAPGTPVPAPVLATEPPVPGDIVSNDELYLTGLHLEQYRHATRLPEPYWAEAVRRDPGDIRSNVALGARLHDAGRYDEALPYFERAVTRSVARNPNPADGTAHYRWGVTLAHLGRTTEAYEALSTAAWCPGWQSAAHTALARLDARAGRCQEALDHARSALRTEADHLQAMALAVLLLRRLGRAAEADELLAAARALDPLDVWTAHLAGRMITDDPQTRLDVALEYAAAGFFDEALAVLDSAVDGSARLAAGQTGVAPLVHYHRAVLLDVTGRPDAAADARAAARAADARWCLPSRLSDVDALLAATAAEPDDGLARLLLGSWFYDRRQYDVALEHWSASAAARPADPVVHRNLGLAAYNVSADTAAAVASYGRALEQAPDDDRLWYESDQLAEITGVAPAERLRRLQSRRDIVSRRDDLTVVLARLLVAAERADEAWELIAGRRFQPWEGGEGQVLAAWDQAVLAQADRALDAGDPTAAVDHLRTAFRPPSSLGEAPHLLANRSHLELALGDALTAAGDPAGGAAAWRRAADFTGDFQQMATHPYSEMTFYSALACLRLGERDRAAALTGALDAYRRDLVDTPPVVDYFATSLPSLLLFVQDPELRQQAAVALLTAQVRALWSLIRNGHAEVVALSDDQTMSYHWRYLGSSSRLAGRLEVPVP; from the coding sequence ATGCTCAACGACGACGCAATCGGTGACGAGTCCCGCCTGGTGTTGCCGCCGCGGCCCGGTCACCTCGACGGGGTCGGCGTCGCCGCCTGGTCCGAGCCCGTGGACATCGACACCTATCTGCCGGCGGCGCCGGACCGCTACCCCGCGTTCCTCGAGAACCGTGTCTACCAGGGGTCGTCCGGGCGGGTGTACCCGTTGCCGTTCTGCGAGCGCATCGATCCAGTCAAGCGACCCCACCGCTGGCAGGCCGTGCACCTGGAGAACCGCTTCGTCCGGTTGATGATCCTGCCGGAGCTGGGCGGCCGGATCCACGTCGGCCTGGACCGGATCACCGGTTACGACTTCTTCTACCGCAACAACGTCATCAAACCGGCGCTGGTGGGACTCGCCGGGCCGTGGATCGCGGGAGGGGTGGAGTTCAACTGGCCGCAACACCACCGGCCGGCCACCTTCCTGCCCACCGACGTGTCCATCGAGGCCGACGACGACGGCAGTGTGACCGTCTGGTGCTCCGACCACGATCCGATGGCCCGGATGAAGGGAATGCACGGCATCCGGCTCCGGCCGGACAGTTCGGTCATCGAGGTGCGGGTGCGCCTGTACAACCGGACGGAGCAGCGGCAGACCTTCCTGTGGTGGGCCAACGTCGCCGCCGCCGTGCACGAGGACTACCAGTCGTTCTTCCCCACCGACGTCACGCACGTCGCCGACCACGCCAAGCGTGCGGTCACCACCTTCCCGCGGGCCACCGGCCGGTACTACGGAGTCGACTACGCCGCCCGCGCCGCCGATCCGGCGTCCCCGGACGCGGACCGGCTGGACTGGTACTGCAACATCCCGGTGCCCACGTCCTACATGGTGACCGGTACCGCGGACGACTTCTTCGGTGGTTACGACCACCGCGCCGGCGCGGGCTTCGTGCACTGGGCGGACCGGCACGTCGCGCCCGGCAAGAAGCAGTGGACCTGGGGCAACGCACCGTTCGGCTGGGCGTGGGATGCGAACCTCACCGACGGCGACGGCCCCTACGTCGAGTTGATGGCGGGCGCCTACACCGACAACCAGCCCGACTTCAGCTTCCTCGCGCCCGGGGAGACGAAGATCTTCAGCCAGTTCTGGTACCCGATCCAGGGCATCGGACCGGTGTCGCAGGCCACCCGGGACGCCGCGGTGAGCCTGACCCGGGTCGCGACGGCCGGCAGCGCGCGGTGTCTCGTCGGCGTCGCGGTGACCGCGGACCGTCCCGACGCGGTGGTCAGCCTGCGTGACACCGACGGCGCGGTCCGGTGGAGCGAGGCGGCGGCACTGTCCGTGGGCGCGGGCTTCGTCCGGGAGGTGGAGCTGTCCGGGTTGTCCGCGGACGCGGACCTCGAGGTGGTGGTCACGGCCGGCGGCGTCGAGCTGGTGTCGTGGCGGCCGGCACCGGGTACGCCGGTCCCGGCACCGGTGCTGGCCACCGAGCCGCCGGTCCCGGGCGACATCGTCTCCAACGACGAGCTCTACCTGACCGGGTTGCACCTCGAGCAGTACCGTCACGCCACCCGGTTGCCCGAGCCGTACTGGGCCGAAGCGGTGCGTCGCGACCCGGGCGACATCCGCAGCAACGTCGCCCTCGGCGCCCGGTTGCACGACGCCGGTCGCTACGACGAGGCGCTGCCCTACTTCGAGCGCGCCGTGACCCGGTCCGTCGCCCGCAACCCGAACCCGGCGGACGGCACCGCGCACTACCGGTGGGGTGTCACCCTGGCCCATCTGGGGCGGACGACGGAGGCCTACGAGGCCCTCAGCACCGCTGCCTGGTGTCCTGGCTGGCAGTCCGCCGCGCACACCGCGCTGGCCCGGCTGGACGCCCGGGCCGGCCGGTGTCAGGAGGCCCTGGACCATGCGCGCTCGGCCCTGCGCACGGAGGCCGACCATCTGCAGGCGATGGCGCTGGCCGTGCTCCTGCTGCGCCGGCTCGGTCGAGCGGCGGAAGCCGACGAGCTGCTGGCGGCGGCGCGGGCGCTGGACCCGCTGGACGTCTGGACCGCCCATCTCGCCGGGCGGATGATCACCGACGACCCGCAGACCCGGCTCGACGTGGCACTGGAGTACGCCGCCGCCGGGTTCTTCGACGAGGCTCTCGCCGTCCTCGACTCGGCGGTCGACGGCAGTGCGCGCCTCGCTGCGGGGCAGACCGGCGTCGCGCCTCTGGTGCACTACCACCGCGCGGTCCTGCTGGACGTGACCGGACGGCCCGATGCGGCCGCCGACGCCCGCGCCGCCGCGCGGGCCGCCGACGCCCGGTGGTGCCTCCCGTCCCGGCTCTCCGATGTCGATGCGCTGCTCGCGGCCACCGCCGCCGAGCCCGACGACGGGCTGGCCCGGCTGCTGCTCGGCAGCTGGTTCTACGACCGCCGCCAGTACGACGTGGCACTCGAGCACTGGTCGGCATCGGCGGCCGCCCGACCGGCCGATCCGGTGGTGCACCGCAACCTCGGCCTCGCCGCGTACAACGTGTCCGCCGACACCGCAGCGGCGGTCGCTTCCTACGGGCGGGCCCTGGAGCAGGCGCCGGACGACGACCGCCTCTGGTACGAGTCCGACCAGCTCGCCGAGATCACCGGCGTCGCGCCGGCGGAACGGCTGCGGCGTCTCCAATCCCGCCGTGACATCGTGTCCCGCCGGGACGATCTCACCGTCGTGCTGGCCCGGCTGCTGGTGGCCGCGGAGCGCGCCGACGAGGCGTGGGAGCTGATCGCCGGTCGACGGTTCCAGCCGTGGGAGGGCGGTGAGGGACAGGTGCTCGCCGCCTGGGACCAGGCGGTCCTGGCCCAGGCCGACCGGGCGCTGGACGCAGGCGACCCGACGGCGGCGGTCGATCATCTGCGGACGGCGTTCCGACCGCCCTCGTCCCTGGGTGAGGCGCCGCACCTGCTGGCCAACCGCTCGCACCTGGAGCTCGCACTCGGAGACGCACTCACCGCGGCCGGCGACCCGGCGGGCGGAGCGGCCGCCTGGCGCCGCGCCGCCGACTTCACCGGCGACTTCCAGCAGATGGCCACCCATCCGTACAGTGAGATGACCTTCTACTCGGCTCTGGCGTGTCTGCGTCTCGGGGAGCGTGACCGCGCGGCCGCGCTGACCGGGGCGCTCGACGCCTACCGACGCGACCTGGTCGACACCCCGCCGGTGGTCGACTATTTCGCGACGTCGCTGCCCAGCCTGCTGCTGTTCGTCCAGGATCCCGAGCTCCGGCAGCAGGCGGCGGTCGCGTTGCTCACCGCCCAGGTCCGCGCGCTGTGGTCGCTGATCCGCAACGGCCACGCCGAGGTGGTCGCGCTGTCCGACGACCAGACCATGTCCTACCACTGGCGTTACCTGGGCTCGTCATCCCGGCTCGCCGGCCGTCTCGAGGTCCCCGTGCCCTGA
- a CDS encoding substrate-binding domain-containing protein, producing MSVLPSRRTALRAIAAVATASLALTACSSGQSTTPTAGAAPSSATSGKITIAFLQKQGDQQYFVDEATGAQQAAEALGDVEIKVVNLGTDANKAINELDSVIAQKVNGIIIVVPDQQIGPQVIDKATQAGIPLMAADDVIADAAGKEAPFTGFDGTAMGEEVGKAAAELYLAAGWNAADVKILSGYKQDLSVCGQRVDGAKSAFTEALAGAAAPEVIDIGTDNSATDAQNKAGATITANPGVKHWIVWGCNDENETGIVTALQNSGVAPADIIGVGLGAYLTCKDWAAGQDTGNKAALFISGTEVGKAAVTSMVGQIRDGKAMPPKTIAETNMVDSTNWKDAGVVCT from the coding sequence ATGTCTGTCCTGCCCTCCCGACGGACGGCGCTGCGCGCCATCGCCGCCGTCGCCACCGCGTCGCTGGCCCTCACGGCCTGCTCGTCCGGCCAGAGCACCACCCCCACGGCCGGGGCGGCGCCGTCGTCGGCGACCAGCGGCAAGATCACCATCGCGTTCCTGCAGAAGCAGGGCGACCAGCAGTACTTCGTCGACGAGGCCACCGGCGCGCAGCAGGCCGCCGAGGCGCTCGGCGACGTCGAGATCAAGGTCGTCAACCTGGGCACCGACGCCAACAAGGCGATCAACGAACTCGACTCGGTCATCGCCCAGAAGGTCAACGGCATCATCATCGTGGTGCCGGACCAGCAGATCGGCCCGCAGGTGATCGACAAGGCCACCCAGGCCGGGATCCCGCTGATGGCCGCCGATGACGTGATCGCCGACGCCGCCGGCAAGGAGGCCCCGTTCACCGGCTTCGACGGGACCGCCATGGGTGAGGAGGTCGGTAAGGCCGCCGCCGAGCTGTATCTCGCGGCCGGCTGGAACGCCGCCGATGTGAAGATCCTGTCCGGTTACAAGCAGGACCTGTCCGTGTGCGGACAGCGCGTCGACGGCGCGAAGTCCGCGTTCACCGAAGCGCTGGCCGGCGCGGCGGCACCGGAGGTCATCGACATCGGGACCGACAACTCGGCCACCGACGCCCAGAACAAGGCGGGTGCCACCATCACGGCGAACCCCGGTGTGAAGCACTGGATCGTCTGGGGCTGCAACGACGAGAACGAGACCGGCATCGTCACCGCCCTGCAGAACTCCGGCGTCGCCCCCGCCGACATCATCGGCGTCGGCCTGGGCGCCTACCTGACCTGCAAGGACTGGGCCGCGGGCCAGGACACCGGGAACAAGGCCGCACTGTTCATCTCCGGCACCGAGGTCGGCAAGGCCGCGGTGACCTCGATGGTGGGCCAGATCCGTGACGGCAAGGCCATGCCGCCCAAGACCATCGCCGAGACGAACATGGTCGACAGCACGAACTGGAAGGACGCCGGGGTCGTCTGCACCTGA
- a CDS encoding ABC transporter permease, translated as MTQKLLPPAPATANGSTRSAVSPVRRLIAGIGVQNVSLIIAIALVAVVIGSQNSNFFGVENLKVIGTAISISGLLAVVQTVIIIMGALDISVGSMAGLASVTSAMIFTSQGAFLGVVGAVAIGIVCGAINGCIIVFGRVNPVIATLATLAAFKGVAQLVSDGRAQGYTGADPFFVFLARGAIAGVPTLIWVLILVAAAVHILLRYTTIGRTMYAVGGNDVAARLAGININRYILGAYMLAGAVAALAGILITARTGSGQPVSGSEGLELEAITAAALGGCALKGGKGTVAGTILAVILLGILTNGMTLLGVNSFWQNVAKGALLVAAVVIQQLRSGERRIGLPA; from the coding sequence ATGACCCAGAAACTCCTCCCCCCGGCGCCGGCCACCGCGAACGGCAGCACCCGGTCCGCCGTGTCCCCGGTGCGGCGGCTGATCGCCGGGATCGGCGTCCAGAACGTCTCGCTCATCATCGCGATCGCATTGGTCGCGGTGGTCATCGGCAGCCAGAACAGCAACTTCTTCGGCGTCGAGAACCTCAAGGTGATCGGCACCGCCATCTCGATCTCCGGACTGCTCGCCGTGGTGCAGACCGTCATCATCATCATGGGTGCGCTCGACATCTCGGTCGGCTCGATGGCCGGTCTCGCGTCGGTCACCTCGGCGATGATCTTCACCAGTCAAGGCGCGTTCCTCGGCGTCGTCGGTGCGGTGGCCATCGGCATCGTCTGCGGGGCGATCAACGGCTGCATCATCGTCTTCGGCCGGGTCAACCCGGTCATCGCCACCCTCGCCACGCTGGCGGCGTTCAAGGGCGTGGCGCAGTTGGTGTCCGACGGCCGCGCGCAGGGCTACACCGGCGCCGACCCGTTCTTCGTCTTCCTGGCCCGCGGCGCCATCGCCGGTGTCCCCACGCTCATCTGGGTGCTCATCCTGGTCGCGGCGGCCGTGCACATCCTGCTGCGCTACACCACCATCGGGCGCACCATGTACGCCGTCGGCGGCAACGACGTCGCCGCCCGGCTCGCCGGCATCAACATCAACCGCTACATCCTCGGCGCGTACATGCTCGCCGGGGCCGTCGCCGCCCTCGCCGGCATCCTCATCACCGCCAGGACCGGCTCCGGACAGCCCGTCTCGGGCTCGGAGGGGCTGGAGCTCGAGGCGATCACCGCGGCCGCGCTCGGCGGTTGCGCCCTCAAGGGCGGCAAGGGCACCGTGGCCGGCACCATCCTCGCGGTCATCCTGCTCGGCATCCTCACCAACGGCATGACCCTGCTCGGCGTGAACAGCTTCTGGCAGAACGTGGCCAAGGGCGCGCTACTGGTCGCCGCGGTGGTCATCCAGCAGCTCCGGTCGGGCGAACGGCGGATCGGCCTGCCCGCGTGA
- a CDS encoding sugar ABC transporter ATP-binding protein has protein sequence MSHEHGSVALRADGVGKSFGPVHALAGVDFELRRGEVTALMGENGAGKSTLLKILTGDHQPDRGRLLLDGAEVSFADPSTSRRAGVRVIAQEPEIVPHVTVAENIYVGALPTGGGVFRARNLLATATRDLERFGFAGVIDARTLGRRLSPAQRQIAEIMRALVGGPDVLCFDEPTSSLGDEEVDILFALIRRLRDEGKAIGYVSHRMKEIFQLADRVTVLRDGKLVGTTPAAETDEAQLVRMMVGRDLSQLFDRTPTTRDEVVLQLTAVTTDDVTDIDLTVHAGEVVGVAGLIGAGRSELMHAIVGDVPLSSGTLTLHGVPQRFSSPGDSVRAGIGFAPEERKADALIMQRTVRDNVSLAVLGRLSRFGFVRRRDESDTARRYVDRLRVRTPSIEQLVKNLSGGNQQKVVLARWLARNPALLILDEPTRGVDVGAKAEIYAIIQDLAAEGMAVLVVSSEMPEVIGLADRIYVMAGGRISGELAATEATEERILALAMAERTAVTAHAQREELR, from the coding sequence ATGAGCCACGAACACGGCTCCGTCGCGCTGCGCGCCGACGGGGTGGGCAAGAGCTTCGGCCCCGTGCATGCCCTCGCCGGCGTCGACTTCGAACTGCGCCGCGGCGAGGTCACCGCGCTGATGGGAGAGAACGGCGCCGGCAAGTCGACGCTGCTCAAGATCCTCACCGGCGATCACCAGCCCGACCGCGGTCGGCTGCTGCTCGACGGCGCCGAGGTCAGCTTCGCCGACCCCTCGACGTCCCGGCGGGCCGGGGTCCGCGTCATCGCCCAGGAACCGGAGATCGTCCCGCACGTCACCGTGGCCGAGAACATCTACGTCGGGGCTCTTCCGACCGGCGGCGGCGTCTTCAGGGCGCGCAACCTCCTCGCCACCGCCACCCGTGACCTCGAACGCTTCGGCTTCGCCGGCGTCATCGACGCCCGCACCCTCGGCCGCCGGTTGTCACCGGCGCAGCGGCAGATCGCCGAGATCATGCGGGCGCTGGTCGGCGGGCCCGATGTCCTGTGCTTCGACGAGCCCACGTCGTCGCTCGGCGACGAGGAGGTCGACATCCTGTTCGCGTTGATCCGTCGACTCCGCGACGAGGGCAAGGCCATCGGCTACGTCTCACACCGGATGAAGGAGATCTTCCAACTCGCCGACCGGGTCACCGTGCTGCGCGACGGCAAGCTGGTCGGCACCACGCCCGCCGCGGAGACCGACGAGGCACAGCTGGTCCGGATGATGGTCGGGCGGGACCTCTCGCAGCTGTTCGACCGGACACCGACGACCCGCGACGAGGTGGTCCTCCAGCTCACCGCAGTGACCACCGACGACGTGACCGACATCGACCTCACCGTGCACGCGGGCGAAGTCGTCGGCGTCGCCGGCCTGATCGGCGCGGGCCGCAGCGAGCTCATGCACGCCATCGTCGGCGACGTACCCCTCAGCAGTGGCACTCTGACGCTCCACGGGGTGCCGCAGCGCTTCTCCAGCCCCGGAGACTCGGTCCGGGCCGGGATCGGTTTCGCCCCCGAGGAGCGCAAGGCGGATGCGCTGATCATGCAGCGCACGGTGCGCGACAACGTGTCACTCGCCGTTCTCGGGCGGCTGTCACGCTTCGGCTTCGTGCGGCGCCGGGACGAATCCGACACCGCCCGCCGGTACGTCGACCGCCTCCGGGTCCGGACCCCGTCCATCGAGCAGCTCGTCAAGAATCTGTCCGGCGGCAACCAGCAGAAGGTCGTCCTGGCGCGCTGGCTGGCCCGCAATCCCGCCCTGCTGATCCTCGACGAGCCCACCCGCGGCGTGGACGTCGGCGCCAAGGCCGAGATCTACGCCATCATCCAGGATCTCGCGGCCGAGGGGATGGCCGTCCTCGTCGTGTCCTCGGAGATGCCCGAGGTGATAGGACTCGCCGACCGGATCTACGTCATGGCCGGCGGGCGGATCAGCGGCGAACTGGCCGCCACCGAGGCCACCGAAGAACGCATCCTCGCCCTGGCGATGGCCGAACGGACAGCAGTGACCGCGCACGCGCAGAGAGAAGAACTCCGATGA